A region of Sulfitobacter faviae DNA encodes the following proteins:
- the ilvC gene encoding ketol-acid reductoisomerase, with protein sequence MRVYYDRDCDVNLIKDKKVAILGYGSQGHAHALNLRDSGAKNLVVALRGGSASAAKAEGEGLKVMGIAEAAAWADLIMFTMPDELQAETYKKYVHDNIREGAAIAFAHGLNVHFGLIEPKEGVDVIMMAPKGPGHTVRGEYTKGGGVPCLVAVDKDASGKALEIGLSYCSAIGGGRSGIIETNFREECETDLFGEQAVLCGGLVELIRMGFETLVEAGYAPEMAYFECLHEVKLIVDLIYEGGIANMNYSISNTAEYGEYVSGPRILPYDETKKRMKDVLTDIQNGKFVRDFMQENAVGQPSFKATRRINDEHRIEQVGEKLREMMPWISAGKMVDKAKN encoded by the coding sequence ATGCGCGTTTACTACGACCGCGACTGCGACGTGAACCTCATCAAGGACAAGAAGGTGGCGATCCTCGGCTACGGCTCCCAAGGCCACGCCCATGCGCTGAACCTGCGCGACTCGGGTGCCAAAAACCTTGTCGTCGCTCTGCGCGGAGGCTCCGCTTCCGCCGCCAAGGCCGAGGGCGAAGGCCTCAAGGTCATGGGCATCGCCGAAGCCGCCGCTTGGGCCGACCTGATCATGTTCACCATGCCCGATGAACTTCAGGCCGAAACTTACAAGAAATACGTGCATGACAACATCCGCGAGGGTGCCGCCATCGCCTTCGCCCACGGTCTGAACGTCCACTTCGGCCTGATCGAGCCGAAAGAAGGCGTCGACGTGATCATGATGGCCCCCAAAGGCCCCGGCCACACCGTGCGCGGCGAATACACCAAAGGCGGCGGCGTGCCCTGCCTTGTGGCTGTGGACAAAGACGCCTCAGGCAAAGCGCTGGAAATCGGCCTCTCCTATTGCTCCGCCATCGGCGGTGGCCGCTCCGGCATCATCGAGACCAACTTCCGCGAGGAATGCGAAACCGACCTCTTCGGCGAGCAGGCCGTGCTCTGCGGTGGTCTGGTCGAACTGATCCGCATGGGCTTTGAGACACTGGTCGAGGCGGGCTACGCCCCCGAGATGGCCTATTTCGAATGTCTGCACGAGGTGAAGCTGATCGTCGACCTGATCTACGAAGGCGGCATCGCCAACATGAACTACTCGATCTCGAACACCGCGGAATACGGCGAATATGTCTCCGGGCCTCGCATCCTGCCTTACGACGAGACCAAGAAGCGCATGAAAGATGTGCTGACTGACATCCAGAACGGCAAATTCGTGCGTGACTTCATGCAGGAAAACGCCGTGGGCCAGCCTTCGTTCAAAGCGACCCGTCGCATCAATGACGAGCACCGCATCGAACAGGTCGGCGAAAAGCTGCGCGAGATGATGCCGTGGATTTCCGCAGGCAAGATGGTGGACAAGGCCAAGAACTGA
- a CDS encoding Lrp/AsnC family transcriptional regulator: MLDDLDRRILRYWQAEPSLSPGELAERCNITSGKAARRIARLQDQVIVQGSGVVIDWAALGYALEVSLRVTLDKTQANAFDVFMAEARQVPEVIELQTFLGRVDLRLSIIARDMGHYQQIYRSRILTLPHIAEIEALMHVARIKTQEGLPL, from the coding sequence ATGCTTGATGATCTGGATCGCCGTATTCTGCGCTATTGGCAGGCGGAGCCGAGTCTCAGCCCCGGGGAATTGGCGGAGCGCTGCAATATCACCTCCGGCAAAGCGGCGCGGCGGATTGCGCGGCTGCAAGATCAGGTGATCGTGCAGGGCAGCGGGGTGGTGATCGATTGGGCGGCGCTTGGCTATGCTTTGGAAGTGTCCTTGCGGGTGACCTTGGATAAGACGCAGGCCAATGCTTTTGATGTCTTCATGGCCGAGGCGCGGCAGGTGCCTGAGGTGATCGAGTTGCAGACCTTTTTGGGGCGGGTTGATCTGCGGCTGTCGATCATTGCGCGGGACATGGGGCATTATCAGCAGATTTACCGCAGTCGCATCCTGACCCTGCCGCATATCGCTGAGATCGAGGCGCTGATGCATGTGGCGCGGATCAAGACGCAGGAGGGGCTGCCGCTGTGA
- a CDS encoding Lrp/AsnC family transcriptional regulator: MIELDDIDRALLRALARDANQSASALGRRLGLSQPATWRRIKRLEEGGAIAGRRLRLNAEALGFGVTVFLGIKLATRGRVSLEDFERAVSAIPEVQTVEHVLGLFDYRLRVVARDLPDFERVLRRRIMTLPGAGEVEANVLLSEERLPGPL; encoded by the coding sequence GTGATCGAGCTTGATGACATTGACCGCGCTTTGCTGCGGGCGCTGGCGCGGGACGCCAATCAAAGTGCCAGTGCCTTGGGGCGCCGCTTGGGTCTGTCGCAGCCTGCGACATGGCGGCGGATCAAACGGCTGGAGGAGGGCGGCGCGATTGCCGGGCGGCGGTTGCGCTTGAATGCCGAGGCTTTGGGCTTTGGCGTTACGGTGTTTCTGGGGATCAAGCTGGCCACGCGCGGGCGGGTCAGTTTGGAGGATTTCGAGCGGGCGGTTTCGGCCATTCCCGAGGTGCAGACGGTGGAGCATGTTTTGGGGTTGTTCGACTATCGTCTGCGGGTCGTGGCGCGGGATTTGCCGGACTTCGAGCGTGTGCTCAGGCGGCGGATCATGACCTTGCCCGGCGCGGGGGAGGTGGAGGCCAATGTGCTGTTGAGCGAAGAGCGCCTGCCGGGGCCGCTTTAG
- a CDS encoding UbiH/UbiF family hydroxylase codes for MTFDCDILISGGGIAGLTAAAAFGAAGFDVICVDPTPPVTDGAAKGADMRSTALLQPARRLLEDAGLWDRLAPHAAALQIMRIVDAGGEDPTPRVTREFDAADISDAPFGWNFPNWLLRREILTRLNELPQVDFRPGTGTTTLFTRQSEARVGLSDGSRIRTRLVIAADGRNSPMREAAGIEVTTRRYGQKALAFCVTHPIPHENVSTEVHRSGGPFTLVPLPDRDGMPCSAVVWMDDGPATQARATLDPAAFEAEATARSANLFGPLTLASPRALWPIISQEAKRLSAERLALVAEAAHVLPPIGAQGLNMSLTDMATLLELARAAPERLGDAEMLEAYHKARHPDIALRVRGIDLLNRASQASSPLARDARAAGLNALYALPPVRKMLMQMGLGLRR; via the coding sequence ATGACCTTCGATTGCGATATCCTGATTTCCGGCGGCGGCATCGCCGGGCTGACCGCGGCGGCGGCCTTTGGCGCGGCCGGCTTCGATGTGATCTGCGTCGACCCCACCCCGCCGGTCACCGATGGCGCCGCCAAGGGGGCCGACATGCGCTCCACCGCGCTGCTGCAACCGGCGCGGCGCCTGCTGGAGGACGCCGGTCTTTGGGACCGTCTTGCCCCCCATGCCGCCGCCCTGCAAATCATGCGGATCGTCGATGCGGGCGGCGAAGACCCGACGCCGCGGGTGACCCGCGAGTTCGACGCCGCCGATATCTCTGACGCACCCTTCGGCTGGAACTTTCCCAATTGGCTGCTGCGGCGCGAAATCCTGACCCGGCTGAACGAGTTGCCCCAGGTCGATTTCCGCCCCGGCACCGGCACCACCACGCTTTTCACCCGCCAAAGCGAAGCGCGTGTCGGGCTGAGCGATGGCAGCCGGATCAGAACCCGGCTCGTGATCGCCGCCGACGGGCGCAACAGCCCGATGCGCGAGGCTGCGGGGATCGAGGTCACCACCCGCCGCTACGGGCAAAAGGCGCTAGCCTTCTGCGTGACCCACCCGATCCCGCATGAGAATGTCTCGACCGAGGTACACCGTTCGGGCGGGCCCTTCACCCTCGTGCCCCTGCCAGATCGCGACGGCATGCCCTGTTCCGCCGTGGTCTGGATGGACGATGGGCCCGCAACCCAAGCCCGCGCCACGCTTGACCCCGCTGCTTTCGAGGCCGAGGCGACCGCGCGGTCGGCCAATCTCTTCGGCCCGCTCACCCTCGCCAGCCCCCGCGCCCTCTGGCCGATCATCAGCCAAGAGGCCAAACGGCTTTCTGCCGAACGGCTGGCTCTCGTGGCGGAAGCCGCCCATGTGCTGCCCCCCATTGGCGCGCAGGGGTTGAACATGTCGCTGACCGATATGGCGACCCTGCTGGAACTCGCCCGCGCCGCGCCAGAACGCCTCGGCGATGCCGAGATGCTTGAGGCCTATCACAAGGCCCGCCACCCCGATATCGCGCTCAGGGTCCGAGGCATCGACCTGTTGAACCGCGCCAGCCAAGCCAGCAGCCCGCTTGCCCGGGACGCGCGCGCGGCGGGGCTCAACGCGCTCTACGCCCTGCCCCCGGTGCGCAAGATGCTGATGCAAATGGGGCTGGGCCTGCGCCGCTGA
- a CDS encoding pyrimidine 5'-nucleotidase, which produces MPRDAFSHVTTWVFDLDQTLYPPEARLFDLIEARMVDWVMRAIKVDRAEANHLRQHYWQTYGTTLAGLMREHGVDPGPYLTEVHDIPMDRLTPDPLLAQAIRVLPGRRIVYTNGCAPYAERVLEACGLSGLFDAVYGVEHADFLPKPEAAAYDKVFGIDGFQTASAAMFEDDPRNLAAPHALGMRTVHVAPERGEGDHIHYHTQDLCEFLTRVAG; this is translated from the coding sequence ATGCCGCGCGATGCTTTTTCTCATGTCACCACCTGGGTCTTCGACCTTGACCAGACGCTCTATCCGCCCGAGGCGCGGCTTTTCGACCTGATCGAAGCGCGTATGGTCGATTGGGTGATGCGCGCGATCAAGGTCGACCGGGCCGAAGCCAACCACCTGCGCCAGCATTATTGGCAGACCTATGGCACCACGCTGGCCGGCTTGATGCGCGAACACGGTGTCGACCCCGGCCCCTACCTGACTGAGGTGCATGACATTCCGATGGATCGGCTCACCCCCGACCCGCTGCTCGCTCAGGCCATTCGCGTGCTGCCGGGGCGACGGATCGTCTACACCAACGGCTGTGCGCCCTACGCCGAACGGGTGCTTGAGGCCTGCGGCCTTTCGGGGCTTTTCGACGCGGTCTATGGTGTCGAACACGCCGATTTTCTGCCCAAGCCCGAAGCCGCCGCTTATGACAAGGTCTTTGGCATCGACGGGTTCCAGACCGCCTCTGCCGCCATGTTTGAGGATGATCCGCGCAACCTCGCCGCGCCCCACGCTCTGGGGATGCGCACGGTGCATGTGGCCCCGGAACGTGGCGAAGGCGATCACATCCACTACCATACGCAAGACCTTTGCGAATTTTTAACACGGGTGGCGGGCTGA
- a CDS encoding GntR family transcriptional regulator, which translates to MPDPKTGPTDAYSMILEAIDIGTYRPGDRLVESELAERFGVSRTPIREALQRLETQSLLMRDGRSLIVASLDHNQMAELYVVRGELEGLAARLAARHATAEEVRVLREMVDADNALAGNPNALARANKRFHKQIHLASHNRYLVQQLDLVHRSMALMATSSLAVEGRGEIAQAEHNRIVQMIEARDEDGADEALRTHISVAFMTRLKQEAARREDDF; encoded by the coding sequence ATGCCCGACCCCAAAACCGGCCCGACCGACGCCTATTCGATGATTCTGGAGGCCATCGACATTGGCACCTATCGCCCCGGTGACCGCTTGGTGGAGAGCGAATTGGCCGAGCGTTTTGGCGTCTCACGAACGCCGATCCGTGAGGCATTACAACGGCTTGAGACGCAGTCTCTGCTCATGCGCGATGGGCGTAGCCTGATCGTGGCCTCGCTGGATCACAACCAGATGGCCGAGCTTTACGTCGTCCGGGGCGAGCTGGAGGGGTTGGCCGCGCGTCTGGCCGCGCGCCATGCCACCGCCGAGGAGGTGCGCGTGCTGCGCGAGATGGTGGATGCCGACAACGCGCTGGCGGGCAATCCCAACGCGCTGGCACGGGCCAACAAACGGTTTCACAAGCAGATCCATCTGGCGTCGCACAACCGCTATTTGGTCCAGCAGCTTGACCTCGTGCATCGCTCCATGGCCCTGATGGCGACCTCATCCCTCGCGGTTGAGGGGCGCGGGGAGATTGCGCAGGCCGAACATAACCGCATCGTGCAGATGATCGAAGCCCGCGATGAGGATGGCGCGGATGAGGCGCTGCGCACGCATATCTCCGTCGCCTTCATGACCCGGTTGAAGCAGGAAGCTGCCCGGCGCGAGGATGATTTTTGA
- a CDS encoding glycosyltransferase has product MSNLRLKLSAPRMATAPARRMRLGQHLIAAGVIGPRDLLHGLDLQRRIDAPLGEVLATEGLVAPDDIVKALARQYGAQPVDLTRSPCDQRLAARIPAHLCLQFEAVPWLELGDRLFVASGRPAEFPHLCKALGERGKTLVLVVADPREVRTQIGRLYAAELAEHAVTRVADAESCRNWGVRSWQRRFALRAVLLSLFALLMFFPSAVLTLALLCGALTLLLTSGLKAAALWASLTWPKPPRSPPNAAEIKGFRLPRVSVIVPLLHEEEIAQALIARLSRLTYPKSLLEVVLVLEASDKLTRETIARTSLPPWISVIEVPDAGALKTKPRALNYALDFCRGSIIGVWDAEDAPEPDQIEQIVTRFHNAPENTACLQGVLDFYNSRGNWMARCFSIEYATWWRVILPGVARLGLVVPLGGTTLFFRRDILERLGAWDAHNVTEDADLGLRLARRGYVTELMRTTTYEEANCRPWPWVRQRSRWLKGYLITWAVHMQSPRALLKDLGPLRFIGVQAIFLATVSQFALAPLIWSLWLSFFGLYHPVTDWLAPPVLTAIFALFILSEMLNFCAATIAVSNRGQRHLLPWVITCPLYFALGALAAAKALFELYRSPHFWDKTAHGHTLPRYVKPRNRLKNHPRAGQLPASTGS; this is encoded by the coding sequence ATGAGCAACCTTCGCCTGAAACTCTCAGCGCCGCGGATGGCCACCGCGCCCGCCCGCCGGATGCGGTTGGGCCAACATTTGATCGCCGCAGGGGTCATCGGCCCGCGCGATCTGCTGCACGGGCTGGACCTACAGCGCCGCATCGACGCCCCCTTGGGCGAAGTTCTGGCCACCGAAGGCTTGGTCGCCCCCGATGACATCGTCAAAGCCCTTGCCCGGCAGTATGGCGCCCAACCTGTCGACTTGACCCGCAGCCCCTGCGATCAACGGCTTGCGGCTCGGATACCCGCGCATTTATGCCTGCAATTCGAGGCCGTGCCATGGCTGGAATTGGGGGACCGGCTTTTCGTGGCCAGCGGTCGCCCCGCGGAGTTTCCTCACCTTTGCAAGGCTTTGGGGGAGCGGGGGAAAACTTTGGTGTTGGTCGTCGCCGACCCCCGGGAGGTGCGAACCCAGATCGGCAGGCTCTATGCGGCGGAACTCGCGGAACATGCCGTTACCCGCGTCGCGGATGCCGAAAGCTGTCGGAACTGGGGGGTGCGCAGCTGGCAGCGACGGTTTGCGCTGCGAGCTGTTTTGCTGTCGCTCTTTGCGCTACTGATGTTCTTCCCCTCCGCCGTTCTTACCCTCGCTCTCCTCTGCGGCGCGCTGACGCTGCTGCTGACCAGCGGGCTCAAGGCTGCGGCCCTTTGGGCCTCTCTCACCTGGCCCAAGCCCCCTCGGTCGCCGCCGAATGCCGCAGAGATTAAGGGATTTCGCCTGCCCCGTGTCTCGGTCATCGTGCCCTTGCTGCATGAGGAAGAGATCGCGCAGGCGCTGATCGCGCGGCTTTCGCGGCTCACCTACCCCAAATCGCTGCTGGAGGTGGTTCTGGTCCTCGAAGCGAGCGATAAGCTCACCCGTGAGACCATCGCACGCACTTCCTTGCCGCCATGGATCAGCGTGATCGAAGTGCCCGATGCCGGGGCGCTCAAGACCAAACCCCGCGCCCTGAACTACGCACTCGATTTCTGCCGCGGCAGCATCATCGGCGTTTGGGATGCCGAGGATGCGCCGGAGCCGGACCAGATCGAACAGATCGTCACCCGCTTTCACAACGCCCCCGAAAATACAGCTTGTTTGCAGGGGGTTCTGGATTTCTACAACAGCCGCGGCAATTGGATGGCCCGCTGTTTTTCGATCGAATATGCGACATGGTGGCGGGTGATCCTACCGGGCGTGGCCCGGCTGGGGCTGGTCGTCCCGCTGGGCGGCACCACGCTGTTTTTCCGGCGCGACATCCTTGAACGGCTCGGCGCTTGGGACGCCCACAACGTGACCGAGGATGCCGATCTGGGTCTCCGGCTGGCGCGGCGCGGCTATGTGACCGAACTGATGCGCACCACCACTTATGAAGAGGCGAATTGCCGCCCTTGGCCTTGGGTGCGGCAACGATCCCGTTGGCTGAAGGGATATCTCATCACTTGGGCGGTCCATATGCAAAGCCCACGCGCCCTGCTGAAAGACCTCGGCCCCCTGCGGTTCATCGGCGTGCAGGCGATATTTCTCGCCACGGTCTCGCAATTCGCCCTCGCGCCCCTTATCTGGTCTCTGTGGCTGAGTTTTTTCGGGCTGTATCACCCGGTCACGGACTGGCTTGCGCCACCCGTCCTGACGGCGATCTTCGCGCTGTTCATTCTGTCGGAAATGCTGAACTTCTGCGCCGCCACCATCGCGGTCTCAAACCGGGGTCAACGGCATCTGCTGCCTTGGGTCATCACCTGCCCGCTCTACTTCGCATTAGGCGCCTTGGCCGCCGCCAAAGCGCTGTTTGAGCTCTATCGCAGCCCACATTTCTGGGACAAAACCGCCCATGGCCACACTCTGCCGCGCTATGTAAAACCCCGCAACAGGCTCAAAAATCATCCTCGCGCCGGGCAGCTTCCTGCTTCAACCGGGTCATGA
- the carA gene encoding glutamine-hydrolyzing carbamoyl-phosphate synthase small subunit encodes MSAPARPRPTACLALADGSIFYGMGFGATGQTVAELCFNTAMTGYQEIMTDPSYAGQIVTFTFPHIGNVGTNPEDDETGDPVAAGMVVKWMPTTPSSWRNIQPLSDWLASRGRIAIGGVDTRRLTRAIRQQGAPHAALAHDPDGNFDIEALVAAARDFAGLEGMDLAKDVTCAQTYRWNEMRWAWPDGYAPQTEAKHKVVAVDYGAKRNILRCLASAGCDVTVLPATATYEDIMAHEPDGVFLSNGPGDPAATGAYAVPMIREVLDKTDLPVFGICLGHQMLALALGATTVKMSHGHHGANHPVKDYDTGKVEITSMNHGFAVDGQSLPEGVRETHVSLFDGSNCGIRVDGRPIWSVQHHPEASPGPQDSYYLFERFSEAMAERSA; translated from the coding sequence ATGTCCGCGCCCGCTCGCCCACGCCCAACCGCCTGCCTTGCCCTTGCGGATGGATCGATTTTCTACGGCATGGGGTTTGGCGCGACCGGCCAGACCGTGGCGGAGTTGTGTTTCAACACCGCGATGACCGGCTACCAAGAGATCATGACCGACCCGTCCTATGCGGGCCAGATCGTGACCTTCACCTTCCCGCATATCGGCAATGTCGGCACCAACCCCGAAGATGATGAGACCGGCGATCCGGTCGCTGCGGGCATGGTCGTCAAATGGATGCCCACCACGCCCAGCAGCTGGCGCAACATTCAGCCGCTGTCGGATTGGCTGGCGTCGCGCGGGCGCATCGCCATCGGCGGTGTCGACACCCGCCGCTTGACCCGCGCAATCCGCCAGCAAGGTGCGCCGCACGCCGCCCTCGCCCATGACCCGGATGGCAACTTCGACATCGAAGCGCTGGTCGCCGCCGCGCGCGATTTTGCCGGGCTCGAAGGGATGGATCTGGCCAAGGACGTGACCTGCGCCCAGACCTATCGCTGGAATGAGATGCGGTGGGCATGGCCCGACGGCTACGCGCCCCAGACCGAAGCCAAGCACAAGGTCGTCGCCGTAGACTATGGCGCGAAACGCAACATCCTGCGCTGCCTCGCCTCTGCGGGCTGCGATGTCACCGTTCTGCCCGCCACCGCGACCTATGAGGACATCATGGCCCATGAGCCCGATGGCGTCTTCCTCTCCAACGGTCCGGGCGATCCGGCGGCGACGGGCGCCTATGCCGTGCCGATGATCCGCGAGGTTCTGGACAAAACCGATCTGCCGGTCTTTGGCATTTGCCTTGGCCACCAGATGCTTGCGCTGGCGCTTGGCGCAACCACCGTTAAGATGAGCCACGGCCACCACGGCGCCAACCACCCGGTCAAGGATTACGACACCGGCAAGGTCGAGATCACCTCGATGAACCACGGTTTCGCCGTCGACGGGCAGTCCCTGCCCGAGGGCGTGCGCGAGACGCATGTCTCGCTCTTTGACGGGTCGAACTGCGGCATCCGCGTCGATGGCCGCCCGATCTGGTCCGTCCAGCACCACCCCGAAGCCAGCCCCGGCCCGCAAGACAGCTACTACCTGTTCGAACGCTTCAGCGAAGCGATGGCCGAGCGCAGCGCGTAA
- a CDS encoding GatB/YqeY domain-containing protein, translating to MSLRMRISDALKQAMKDKAADRLSTLRLINAAIKDKDIAARANGKDEGVSDAEVLGILSKMAKQRQESARAYEEGGRLDLAEREREEVEVIEEFLPRQLSVTETAAAVDKAVADVGATSIRDMGKVMGLLKERYTGQMDFGAVGPVIKDRLS from the coding sequence ATGTCATTGCGGATGCGCATCTCGGATGCTTTGAAACAGGCCATGAAAGACAAGGCGGCGGACCGGCTTTCGACGCTGCGGCTGATCAATGCCGCGATCAAGGACAAGGACATCGCCGCCCGGGCCAACGGCAAGGATGAGGGCGTGTCGGATGCCGAGGTGCTGGGCATCCTCAGCAAAATGGCCAAACAGCGTCAGGAATCGGCGCGCGCCTATGAAGAGGGCGGACGGCTGGACCTTGCGGAGCGCGAGCGCGAAGAGGTCGAGGTGATCGAAGAATTCCTGCCAAGGCAGCTCAGCGTCACCGAAACCGCCGCCGCCGTGGATAAGGCCGTGGCCGATGTGGGCGCGACTTCGATCCGCGATATGGGCAAGGTCATGGGGCTGTTGAAAGAGCGGTATACCGGCCAGATGGATTTTGGCGCGGTGGGCCCGGTTATCAAAGACCGCCTGAGCTGA
- a CDS encoding DUF2244 domain-containing protein, which yields MPYEWTTPPRANPQQMRLWPHQSLPARGFAAFMLATFTLAMIPLFAMLGTALLWGLLPFVLLALGAVYWALQHNHRARQIEEVLTLDDTTARLVHTTAKGEVKDWDCNRYWTQVKKYDDDGPVPHYVTLRGEGREVEIGAFLSEEERIALYDDLARHLRN from the coding sequence ATGCCCTACGAATGGACCACCCCGCCCCGCGCCAATCCGCAGCAGATGCGCCTTTGGCCGCATCAATCCCTGCCTGCGCGCGGTTTTGCGGCCTTTATGCTGGCCACATTTACGCTGGCTATGATTCCGCTTTTCGCCATGCTCGGCACCGCCCTGCTCTGGGGGCTGCTGCCCTTCGTGCTTCTGGCCTTGGGGGCGGTCTATTGGGCCTTGCAACACAATCACCGCGCCCGCCAGATCGAAGAGGTGCTGACCCTCGACGACACCACGGCGCGGCTGGTGCACACCACCGCCAAGGGCGAGGTCAAGGATTGGGACTGTAACCGCTATTGGACCCAAGTGAAGAAATACGACGATGACGGCCCCGTGCCGCATTACGTCACCCTACGCGGCGAAGGCCGCGAGGTTGAGATCGGTGCCTTCCTCAGCGAAGAAGAGCGCATCGCGCTCTACGACGATCTGGCACGGCATCTGCGGAACTGA
- a CDS encoding VOC family protein, translated as MHLSAITLIVPDYDAGIAFYCGVMGFELTEDVEQGRKRWVRVTPPGAETGFVLARADGEAQRAAIGNQGAGRVWLFLKVEDFAAEFDRLTAAGVTFEEEPRHEPYGKVAVFGDPFGNRWDLLGD; from the coding sequence ATGCACCTCTCTGCGATAACCCTGATCGTCCCCGACTATGACGCCGGCATCGCCTTTTACTGCGGCGTCATGGGGTTCGAACTGACTGAGGACGTCGAGCAAGGCCGCAAACGCTGGGTCCGGGTCACCCCGCCGGGCGCTGAGACGGGGTTCGTTCTGGCCCGCGCGGACGGAGAGGCGCAGCGCGCCGCCATCGGCAATCAGGGCGCGGGCCGTGTTTGGCTGTTCTTGAAGGTCGAGGATTTCGCGGCGGAGTTTGACCGCCTGACCGCTGCGGGCGTGACCTTCGAAGAAGAACCGCGTCATGAGCCCTATGGCAAAGTGGCCGTTTTTGGCGATCCTTTCGGAAACCGCTGGGATTTGCTGGGCGATTGA